In the Nocardioides panaciterrulae genome, AGGCGCCGACGCTGGGCATCCGGCTGGGCACCCGGCTGGGCACCGGGCTGGGCACCGGGGCCACCAGCCGGGCGGTGGGCGGGTTGAGCTGGCTGACCGGCGCGCGCTGCTCCATGGTCGGGGCCTGAGCCGGCCCGACCCCGAGCACGAGGACGCCCATCACGGCCGCGCCCAGGGCACCGCCGCCGAGCGCGGCCAGCCCGGCGGTGCGGCGGGTGCCGGCCGGGCGGTGGTCCTCGAGGAACACGTCGGCGGCCACGGCCAGGCCACCACCGCCGGCACCGCCGCCACCGCCGAGCAGCGAGCCCTTGAGGTGGGCCGGGGCGTGCGCGCTACCGACGGAGAGCCCGGCCAGCCGGGTCTTGACCCAGCCCTCGCGCTCGATCAGGTCGCGGCACAGGTGGCAGGTGTGCACGTGCGACCAGGCCCGCTCGGTCTCCTCGGGGGAGAGCTGGCCGTCGAGCAGCGCGCTCACGCGGGAGCCGAGGTGTCCGATCACGTCGCCGTCGCCTGTCCGGTGAGCCCGGTCAGCCCGCCGTCGGGGACCCGCGGTCCGGAGTAGCGGGCCCGTCCGGGGGCGGGCGCGCGGTGCGCCAGCGCGCTGCGCAGCATCGCGCGGCCGCGGTGGATCCGGGACCGCACGGTGCCGAGCTTGGTGTCGAGGATCTCCGCGATCTCCTCGTAGGCGAGGCCCTCGACGTCGCACAGCACGACCGCGGCGCGGAAGTCCGGCGGCAGCGTCGCCAGCGCCCGCTCGATGTCGTCGTCGAAGGTCTGGTCGGCGTACGCCGCGTCCGGGCTGGGCGCCGAGCTCCTGAGGCGGTGGGCACGCTCGTCGGAGAGCGCGTCGAACCTGATCCGCTGCTTGCGCCGGGCCTGGTCGAGGAAGAGGTTGGTGGTGATCCGGTGCAGCCAGCCCTCGAAGGTGCCCGGCGTGTAGGTGTCGAGGGAGCGGAAGACCCGGACGAACACCTCCTGGGTCAGGTCCTCGGCGTCCGGGCGGTTGCCGGTCAGCCGGTAGGCCAGCCGGTAGACGCGGTCGGAGTGCCGCTCGACGATCTGGTCCCAGGTCGGCACGCCCTCGACGGCAGCGTCGGCCTCGCCGTCGCCCTCGCCGGCGCCGGCGTGGTTCCTGGGGTCCATGGGGGCCTCCTCGTCGCGCCGACGGTGCCTGCTCGATCCGGCCGTCGGTCCGGTGTGCCTGGAGAACAGCGTCCTGACCCTCTCACCGTAGGGGAGCCGACTGAGAAGACCCTGTGAGCAGGGTCCCGAGGCGGCGGGGCCGTTCGGCCCTCGTCAGCAGGAACGAGCGGCAGTCCGCCGGTGTTCCCGGGCCGGGGCCGGCACACGCGGTACGGTAACCCCCGCCGCCGTCGTCGCCCGCCGACGACGCATCGACCAGGAGGCCCGCCATCACCACGCCGATCAAGCCCGCGAGCTGGAGCTACGCCGAGGGGTTCGTGACCGAGGACGAGGCCCTGGCCTCGGCCCGGGCGCGGGCACAGGAGGTCGGGGTCGCCCCGATCGGCTCCGGCGGCGGCGCCGCGCTGCGCTTCCTGGCCTCGGCGCTCGACGCGCGCGCGGTGGTGGAGATCGGCACCGGCACCGGTGTCTCCGGCCTGTGGCTGCTGCGCGGCATGCGCGCGGACGGCGTGCTCACCACCGTCGACATCGAGGCCGAGCACCAGCGCCTGGCCCGCCAGTCCTTCGCCGACGCGGGCATCCCCCCGCAGCGCGCCCGCACCATCTCCGGCGCCGCTCTCGACGTGCTCCCCCGCCTCACCGACGGGCACTACGACCTGGTGTTCTGCGACGGCGACAAGCGGGAGTACGCCGCCTACCTCAAGGAGGCGCTGCGGCTGCTGCGTCCCGGCGGCGTGGTGGCCTTCGACAACGCGCTGTGGCACGACCGGGTCGCCGACCCCGCCCAGCGCGACCCCGAGACCGTGGCGATCCGCGACCTCGGCCGCGCCGTCGCCGAGCACGAGGACCTCGTCTCGGTGCTGCTGCCGGTCGGCGACGGACTACTGGTCGCCAAGAAGGAGTGGTCCCCCGAGGCCTGAGCCTCCCGGGGACCGCCGGCGCGGAGGCCGCGCCGGGCTCAGTACCGCGGGGCGGCGAGGAAGCCGTCGGCCCCCTCGGCGACCGCGACGACGTCGCACTCCTCGATCAGCACCGGGGAGCTGCCGACGATCTGCGAGCCCGGCGACTCGGCCGCGCCCTCGCTGAAGCTGCGCTGGAAGGCGGCCCGGGCCTCGTCGGTGGCGAAGACGTAGCAGCCCTCGAACCACTCCCCCGGCCGCATCCGCCAGGTCTTGAAGCGCAGCCCGTCCATGCCGGTGAAGCGGGCGTGCGAGCTGTCGGCGACGTACGACGCCAGCCGCTCCTCGACCCCCGCGGGGGCGTCGGCCAGCGACCAGCGGACGGTCAGCGCCTTCACGACAGCACCGCCAGGGGCTGCTCCGAGCCGAGCCACTGCAGCAGCGCGCGGGCGCCGTACCCGGTGGGGCCGGTCGTCCACTCGTAGTGCTCGCTCGGCGAGTCGCCGACCGAGGCCACGTCGAGGTGGGCCCAGGGCACGTCGCCGACGAAGTGCTGCAGGAACAGCGCGGCGGTGATCGCGCCCGGCCCGCCGGGCGCGTTGTCGGCGTCGGCGACCTCGGAGGCGAGCTTGTCCTCGTAGACCTCGGCCAGCGGGAGGCGCCACAGCGGCTCGCCGGCGGCCTCCGCGGCGGTGGCGACCACCTCCGCCAGCCCGTCGTGGTTGGCGAAGAAGCCGCCCAGGCGCTGGCCGAGCGCGACCTTCATCGCGCCGGTGAGCGTGGCGACGTCGACGATCGCGGCCGGCTTGACCTCGGCGACGGCGTAGGCGAGGGCGTCGGCCATCACCAGCCGGCCCTCGGCGTCGGTGTTGTTGACCTCGCTGGTGCGGCCGCCGTAGTGGCGGACGACGTCGCCGGGGCGCAGCGCGTTGCCGCTGACCGCGTTCTCGGCGGCGGCGATCAGGCCGACCACCTTCACGGGGCAGCCGAGCGCGCGCAGCGCGCCCATCACCGCGATGACGACGGCGCCGCCGGTCATGTCGCGCTTCATGTTGACCATCGCCTCGCCGGGCTTGATCGACAGGCCGCCGGAGTCGAAGGTGATGCCCTTGCCGACCAGGACGACGGTGGGGGTCTTGCGACCGGCCTTCGGCGGGCTGTAGTCGAGGCGGATCAGCCGCGGTGGGGTCGCCGAGGCCTGGCCGACGCCGACGATGCCACCGAAGCCCTCGGCGGCCAGCTGCTGCTCGTCCCACACGGTGATGCCGAGCGCGCACTCGCCGGCGACCTCGTGGGCCTGCTCGGCCAGCCAGGCGGGGTTCTTCAGGTTCGACGGGACCGTGGCGAGCATCCGCGCGCGCCAGCCGGCGCCGCCGAGGGCGAGGCCGCGCTCCAGCGCGGGGGCCAGCGCCTCGGGCTCGGGCAGGCCGGCGAGCACGACCCGGCGTACCGGCACCTGCTCGGGCGGCTGCGAGCGCCAGTGGAACGCGAAGGAGCCCAGCATCGCGCCGACCACGAACGCCTCCAGCCCGTCGGCCGTGGCCAGGGCCGGGACCGAGGTGGCCACGCTGTCGCGGTTGCGGGTCTCGCGGGCCAGCGCGGCGCCGGCGCGCCGGAAGTCGGCGGGCCGCTGGTCGCCGATGCCGACCAGCAGCACCCACCGCAGCCCGCTGTTGCCGGTCACGCCACCGGGCACCGGCAGCGAGACGACCTCGCCGGCCCGGCCGGTGCTGCCGTGCATCTCCAGCAGCGCCAGCAGGTCGGTCCCGACCAGGGTCGAGAGCTCCTCGGCGCCCGGGCCGATCAGGACGCCCCCGTCTGCCCCTTCTCCGGCCCCCTCTGCGGCCCCTTCTGCAGGCAGCACGGGCAGCGCGACGACCTCGGCTCCGAGGAAGGCGTGCGGCGCGGTCGCGCTGAGCGCGAACTCCGGCGGGGAGACCTGGGCGGGCAGGGACGTGGGGTTCTCAGAAGTGCTCACGACGGGTGCCGGCTCAGCCGACGACGTCCTTGAGAGCGTTCCCGAGCGCGCCCGCCTCCTCGGCGTTCAGCTCGACAACCAGGCGGCCCCCACCCTCGAGCGGGACGCGCATGACGATGCCGCGCCCTTCCTTGGTGACCTCCAGCGGACCGTCGCCCGTCCGCGGCTTCATGGCCGCCATCCGCGCACCTCTTCCTGTTGTCGTGTCACAGCGGTGCGAGGCCCGAACGACCCCGCACGCGACCATTATCCCCCATGTGGCCGGTGATGCGGCCCACAGGCCCCGTGCGTCTCCGGGCCGCCTCGTCGGCGGCTGCTGGCAGACTCCGTGCATGCACGCACGCTCCGCCCTCTTCGACGTGTACGGCGACCACCTGCGGTCCCGGGGCGACCAGGCGCCGGTGGCCGCGCTGGTGCGGCTGCTCGACCCGGTGGGCATCGCCGCGCCGGCGGTGCGGACCGCGATCTCGCGGATGGTCATGCAGGGCTGGCTGGAGGCAGCCCAGATCGGCACCGGCCGCGGCTACCGCGCCACGCCGCGCGCGATCCGCCGGCTCGACCAGGCCGCCCAGCGGATCTACCGGCGTGCCGAGGGGGCCTGGGACGGCAGCTGGCAGCTGGTGTTCGTCACGCCTCCCGCGGCCCGGCCGGCCCGGTCCCGGCTGCGCGCCGATCTGGTCTTCGTCGGGTACGCCGAGCTCGCCGAGCACGTCTGGGTCAGCCCCCGGCCGCGGGCCGAGCTGGACTCGCTGCTCGACCGCGCGGGCGCCACGGCCCGCACGGCCCGGGCCGTGGACTTCGTCCCGCCGCCCGTGGAGGCCTGGGACCTCGGTGCCCTGCGCACGGCGTACGCCCAGTGGCTGGAGACCGCCCCCCGCCTGATCGCCGACCACCTCGAGGGGCACGCCGAGCCCGACGAGGCGGCGTTCGCGGCGCGCTTCCACCTGGTGCACGAGTGGCGCAAGTTCCTCTTCGGCGACCCGGACCTGCCGCGCGAGCTGCTGCCGAAGGACTGGCCGGGATGGGCGGCCGCCGAGCTGTTCGCCACCGAGGCCGAGCGACTGCGGCCCGGGTCGGACCGGTTCGTGGCCTCCTGCCTGGGCGGGCCGCCCGGGCCGGCGAGCCCCGACCATCCGGCAGACTGCCTGCCATGACCGACCCCGCTGCCGACCCGTCCGTGCTCCTCGACCTCACCGACGGGGTCGCCACGATCACGCTGAACCGACCCGAGACCATGAACAGCCTGGACGTCGCCACCAAGGAGCTGCTGCTCGCGACGGTCCGGGAGGTCGCCGACGACCCGGCCGCCCGGTGCGTGGTGCTCACCGGCACCGGCCGGGCGTTCTGCACCGGGCAGGACCTCAAGGAGCACATCGAGATCCTGCGCAGCCAGGACAGCGCCTCGCTGTTCAGCACCGTTGACGAGCACTACAACCCGATCGTCAGCACCCTGGCCGGGATGGCCAAGCCGGTGATCGCCGCGGTCAACGGGGTCGCGGCCGGCGCCGGGGCCTCGCTGGCGTTCGCCAGCGACCTGCGGATCCTGGCCGACACCGCGGGCTTCAACCTCGCCTTCGCCAACGTCGCGCTGTCCTGCGACACCGGCGCCAGCTACCACCTGCAGCGGCTGGTTGGCCGCGCCCGGGCGCTGGAGCTGCTCTACTTCCCGCGCACGGTCAAGGCCGAGGAGTCCCTCTCGCTCGGGCTCGCCACCCGGGTGGTGTCCGCCGACGAGCTGTCCGCGACCGTGGCCGAGCTGGCCGGGCGGCTGGCGGCCGGGCCGACGGTCGCCCTCGGCGCGATGCGGCAGGCGGTGGCGTACGCCGCGGGGCACTCCTTCGAGGAGTCGCTGGCCTTCGAGAGCTCGATGATGACGCTCACCGGCGCCACCGAGGACCATGCCGCCGCCGTCGCCGCGTTCGTGGCCAAGGAGAAGCCGGTCTTCCACGGGCGCTGAGGCCCTGGGCGCCGGCTCGCTCGGGGGCGGTGGGCTCGGGGGCGGTGGCCTCGGGGGCAGTGGGCTCGGGTGCAGTCAGCCGCCGCGCCAGGACCGACCTGCGGACTGGCGACAAACCGCACCCCAGCCACCCTCCGACCTGCGGAATGTCACCATTCCGCAACCCAGCCACTCGGCCCGCCCCCGCCCCCGCCGCCGCCGAATGGCGACAGACCGCAACCCAGCCACCCCCAGATCTGCGGACTGTCGCCATTCCGCAACCAGGCCGCGCCGCAACCAGGCGCCGCGAGCGGAGGGTCAGCGGGCGACCCGCCGCGCGCCCCAGATCGACAGCACCTGCCGGGGCGCGCGGTGGCGCAGCAGCCGGCGCGACGGACGGTCGCCGTACTCGACGGTGAGCGCGGTGCCGTGGAACCAGTGGTTGAACCACATCGTCATCGTCCCGTGGCACACGCCACCGCAGGTGAACCGCTTGGCGGGCAGCCGCAGGTGCCGGCCGACCTTGCGGGCGAAGGCGGGCCGCTTGGTGTCGGTGTCCACGCCGTGCAGGGGCTGGTGGAAGCTGAGCACCCACCGGGGCTTGACCCAGCGCAGGAACCCCATCATCGCCCGGGTCTCCGGCTCGGAGGCCGCGTGCGTGCCGGACTCGTAGTTGCCGTCCAGGTCGCGCCACCCGCGGGGGTAGTTGCGGTTGAGGTCCACGCCGTGGGCGTTCTTGCGCGTGTGGTGCGCGGCGCCGTCGGGGTTGTAGGTCGGCACCACCCACAGGTTCACGCCGCGGATCGGCCTCCCGTCCCGCAGGACCTGCAGGATCTGGCGGGGCGCCTGCTCGTTGCCGTGCATGGTGGCGATCAGCACCACCTTCGGCTTCCCCGGCTGCCCGAGGTGCCAGGCGACGATCCTGCGGCCCTGCACCGAGTGGCCGATCGTGCGGGTCCCGAGCACCGCCGGGCGGGCCGGGGCGGGGGCGGCGGTGCGGGCGTACGCCGGGGCGCCGCCCGTTCCGCCGACGAGTCCACCGGCGGCCAGGGCCAGGGTGGTCAGCGCGATCCCGAGTCGTCTCATGATGACGACGCTCTCACACCGCCGAGGTGAGGTAGGCCCAGGTGAACACGCACACGCCGACGAACATCCCGACGTGCGCGAGCACCGAGAGGCCGGGCCCCTCCGACCAGCTGTCCCGGCGCGCCTCGTTGGCGTGCCGTCCGCGGCTGGGCATCCAGCGCACCAGGATCAGCAGCCCGGCGACCACCACCACCCACCACAGCGCGAGCGCGATGATGCCGGCGGTGGCGCTGCCGAGGGTCGAGTCCTCCCCGGCGACGAGGAACGCCGTCCACACCACCAGGGCGAGTACGCCGGCCACCGTGTGGACGTCGACGAGCCGCCGGCCCACCTCGAAGCGCCCGGCGCCGCCGGCCGGCCGGGCCAGGCGGACCCGGGTCAGCACGACCACGACGGCCGCCAGCACGGTCAGGACGTAGACGATGGCCGCGGTGGACATGGCGGGAAGTGTGCCCTACCCGGCGTCCTCGTCGCCACGACCCTCCCCGTCCACCGGCCGCTCGCCGTCCGCGGGCCCCTCGAGCTGGCTGGCGAGCCGGTCGAGCAGCGCGTCGACCTCGGACATCCGGTAGCCCCGCAGGGCCACGGAGAACCGGACCCGGCGCAGGTCCTCCGCCCTCAGCGGGCCGCCGGCGGGCACGGTCGCGTCCGGGCGGTCGTCGTACACCTCGGCCATCGGCGTGCCCCGGCCGGCGGCGACGACCGCCACCCCGCCGAGGACGAGCACGATCAGGATCGCGAAGACCCAGGTCACCAGCTCTCCCCGTCCCGCGCGGCCACCATCAGCGCCACCGCCTCGTCGAGGTCGTCGGTCAGCGTGAGCATGTCGAGGTCGGCCTCGGTGATCTTGCCGTCCGCGAGCACGGTCCCACGCAGCCAGGCCAGCAGCCCCGACCAGTACTCCACGCCGACCAGCACGATCGGGAACCGGGTGACCTTGCGGGTCT is a window encoding:
- the sigE gene encoding RNA polymerase sigma factor SigE yields the protein MDPRNHAGAGEGDGEADAAVEGVPTWDQIVERHSDRVYRLAYRLTGNRPDAEDLTQEVFVRVFRSLDTYTPGTFEGWLHRITTNLFLDQARRKQRIRFDALSDERAHRLRSSAPSPDAAYADQTFDDDIERALATLPPDFRAAVVLCDVEGLAYEEIAEILDTKLGTVRSRIHRGRAMLRSALAHRAPAPGRARYSGPRVPDGGLTGLTGQATAT
- a CDS encoding O-methyltransferase, yielding MTEDEALASARARAQEVGVAPIGSGGGAALRFLASALDARAVVEIGTGTGVSGLWLLRGMRADGVLTTVDIEAEHQRLARQSFADAGIPPQRARTISGAALDVLPRLTDGHYDLVFCDGDKREYAAYLKEALRLLRPGGVVAFDNALWHDRVADPAQRDPETVAIRDLGRAVAEHEDLVSVLLPVGDGLLVAKKEWSPEA
- a CDS encoding M17 family peptidase N-terminal domain-containing protein, translated to MSTSENPTSLPAQVSPPEFALSATAPHAFLGAEVVALPVLPAEGAAEGAGEGADGGVLIGPGAEELSTLVGTDLLALLEMHGSTGRAGEVVSLPVPGGVTGNSGLRWVLLVGIGDQRPADFRRAGAALARETRNRDSVATSVPALATADGLEAFVVGAMLGSFAFHWRSQPPEQVPVRRVVLAGLPEPEALAPALERGLALGGAGWRARMLATVPSNLKNPAWLAEQAHEVAGECALGITVWDEQQLAAEGFGGIVGVGQASATPPRLIRLDYSPPKAGRKTPTVVLVGKGITFDSGGLSIKPGEAMVNMKRDMTGGAVVIAVMGALRALGCPVKVVGLIAAAENAVSGNALRPGDVVRHYGGRTSEVNNTDAEGRLVMADALAYAVAEVKPAAIVDVATLTGAMKVALGQRLGGFFANHDGLAEVVATAAEAAGEPLWRLPLAEVYEDKLASEVADADNAPGGPGAITAALFLQHFVGDVPWAHLDVASVGDSPSEHYEWTTGPTGYGARALLQWLGSEQPLAVLS
- a CDS encoding DUF3117 domain-containing protein, with amino-acid sequence MAAMKPRTGDGPLEVTKEGRGIVMRVPLEGGGRLVVELNAEEAGALGNALKDVVG
- a CDS encoding PaaX family transcriptional regulator → MHARSALFDVYGDHLRSRGDQAPVAALVRLLDPVGIAAPAVRTAISRMVMQGWLEAAQIGTGRGYRATPRAIRRLDQAAQRIYRRAEGAWDGSWQLVFVTPPAARPARSRLRADLVFVGYAELAEHVWVSPRPRAELDSLLDRAGATARTARAVDFVPPPVEAWDLGALRTAYAQWLETAPRLIADHLEGHAEPDEAAFAARFHLVHEWRKFLFGDPDLPRELLPKDWPGWAAAELFATEAERLRPGSDRFVASCLGGPPGPASPDHPADCLP
- a CDS encoding enoyl-CoA hydratase/isomerase family protein, producing MTDPAADPSVLLDLTDGVATITLNRPETMNSLDVATKELLLATVREVADDPAARCVVLTGTGRAFCTGQDLKEHIEILRSQDSASLFSTVDEHYNPIVSTLAGMAKPVIAAVNGVAAGAGASLAFASDLRILADTAGFNLAFANVALSCDTGASYHLQRLVGRARALELLYFPRTVKAEESLSLGLATRVVSADELSATVAELAGRLAAGPTVALGAMRQAVAYAAGHSFEESLAFESSMMTLTGATEDHAAAVAAFVAKEKPVFHGR
- a CDS encoding M14 family zinc carboxypeptidase gives rise to the protein MRRLGIALTTLALAAGGLVGGTGGAPAYARTAAPAPARPAVLGTRTIGHSVQGRRIVAWHLGQPGKPKVVLIATMHGNEQAPRQILQVLRDGRPIRGVNLWVVPTYNPDGAAHHTRKNAHGVDLNRNYPRGWRDLDGNYESGTHAASEPETRAMMGFLRWVKPRWVLSFHQPLHGVDTDTKRPAFARKVGRHLRLPAKRFTCGGVCHGTMTMWFNHWFHGTALTVEYGDRPSRRLLRHRAPRQVLSIWGARRVAR
- a CDS encoding DivIVA domain-containing protein; this translates as MLVLGGVAVVAAGRGTPMAEVYDDRPDATVPAGGPLRAEDLRRVRFSVALRGYRMSEVDALLDRLASQLEGPADGERPVDGEGRGDEDAG